One segment of Panicum virgatum strain AP13 chromosome 3K, P.virgatum_v5, whole genome shotgun sequence DNA contains the following:
- the LOC120698685 gene encoding tubulin beta-2 chain-like isoform X2, which yields MREILHIQGGQCGNQIGSQFWEVVCDEHGIDPTGRYVGTSDLQLERANVYYNEASCGRYVPRAVLMDLEPGTMDAVRTGPYGQIFRPDNFVFGQSGAGNNWAKGHYTEGTELIDSVLDVVRKEAENCDCLQGFQVCHSLGGGTGSGMGTLLISKIREEFPDRMMLTFSVFPSPKVSDTVVEPYNATLSVHQLVENADECMVLDNEALYDICFRTLKLTTPSFGDLNHLISATMSGVTCCLRFPGQLNSDLRKLAVNLIPFPRLHFFMVGFAPLTSRGSQQYRSLTVPELTQQIWDSKNMMCAADPRHGRYLTASAMFRGKMSTKEVDEQMINVQNKSSSYFVEWIPNNVKSSVCDIPPRGLSMSSTFVGNSTSIQEMFRRVSEQFTAMFRRKAFLHWYTGEGMDEMEFTEAECNMNDLALVSEYQQYQDATVDDNDQGEDEEAAAE from the exons ATGAGGGAGATCCTGCACATCCAGGGCGGGCAGTGCGGGAACCAGATCGGCTCCCAGTTCTGGGAGGTGGTGTGCGACGAGCACGGCATCGACCCGACGGGGCGCTACGTGGGGACGTCGGACCTGCAGTTGGAGCGCGCCAACGTCTACTACAACGAGGCGTCGTGCGGCCGCTACGTGCCGCGCGCCGTGCTCATGGACCTGGAGCCCGGCACCATGGACGCCGTCCGCACGGGGCCCTACGGCCAGATCTTCCGCCCCGACAACTTCGTCTTCGGCCAGTCCGGCGCCGGCAACAACTGGGCCAAGGGCCACTACACCGAGGGCACGGAGCTCATCGACTCCGTCCTCGACGTCGTCCGCAAGGAGGCCGAGAACTGCGATTGCCTCCAAG GTTTCCAAGTCTGCCACTCGCTGGGCGGAGGCACGGGCTCCGGCATGGGCACCCTGCTCATCTCCAAGATCAGGGAGGAGTTCCCGGACCGGATGATGCTGACCTTCTCCGTGTTCCCGTCCCCCAAAGTGTCGGACACGGTGGTCGAGCCCTACAACGCCACGCTCTCCGTCCACCAGCTCGTGGAGAACGCCGACGAGTGCATGGTGCTGGACAACGAGGCGCTTTACGACATCTGCTTCCGCACACTGAAGCTGACCACTCCTAGCT TTGGTGATTTGAATCATCTGATCAGTGCCACCATGAGTGGTGTCACCTGCTGCCTCCGCTTCCCAGGGCAGCTGAACTCCGACCTCCGCAAGCTTGCTGTCAACCTGATCCCCTTCCCGCGCCTGCACTTCTTCATGGTGGGCTTCGCGCCACTCACCTCGCGTGGCTCCCAGCAGTACCGCTCCCTCACCGTCCCCGAGCTGACCCAGCAAATATGGGACTCCAAGAACATGATGTGCGCTGCAGACCCACGCCACGGCCGCTATCTTACTGCCTCCGCCATGTTCCGGGGCAAGATGAGCACCAAGGAGGTGGACGAGCAGATGATAAATGTGCAGAACAAGAGCTCGTCCTACTTCGTGGAATGGATCCCTAACAACGTCAAGTCAAGCGTGTGCGACATCCCTCCGCGTGGCCTCTCCATGTCCTCAACATTTGTTGGCAACTCCACCTCGATCCAGGAGATGTTCCGGCGGGTGAGCGAGCAGTTCACAGCCATGTTCAGGAGGAAGGCCTTCTTGCACTGGTACACTGGTGAGGGCATGGACGAGATGGAGTTTACCGAGGCGGAGTGCAACATGAACGaccttg CCCTTGTCTCCGAGTACCAGCAGTACCAGGATGCGACCGTCGACGACAACGACCAGGGCGAGGATGAGGAGGCTGCAGCGGAGTGA
- the LOC120698685 gene encoding tubulin beta chain-like isoform X1, whose amino-acid sequence MREILHIQGGQCGNQIGSQFWEVVCDEHGIDPTGRYVGTSDLQLERANVYYNEASCGRYVPRAVLMDLEPGTMDAVRTGPYGQIFRPDNFVFGQSGAGNNWAKGHYTEGTELIDSVLDVVRKEAENCDCLQGFQVCHSLGGGTGSGMGTLLISKIREEFPDRMMLTFSVFPSPKVSDTVVEPYNATLSVHQLVENADECMVLDNEALYDICFRTLKLTTPSFGDLNHLISATMSGVTCCLRFPGQLNSDLRKLAVNLIPFPRLHFFMVGFAPLTSRGSQQYRSLTVPELTQQIWDSKNMMCAADPRHGRYLTASAMFRGKMSTKEVDEQMINVQNKSSSYFVEWIPNNVKSSVCDIPPRGLSMSSTFVGNSTSIQEMFRRVSEQFTAMFRRKAFLHWYTGEGMDEMEFTEAECNMNDLGLVWLGKKSSTHTSRKKISHA is encoded by the exons ATGAGGGAGATCCTGCACATCCAGGGCGGGCAGTGCGGGAACCAGATCGGCTCCCAGTTCTGGGAGGTGGTGTGCGACGAGCACGGCATCGACCCGACGGGGCGCTACGTGGGGACGTCGGACCTGCAGTTGGAGCGCGCCAACGTCTACTACAACGAGGCGTCGTGCGGCCGCTACGTGCCGCGCGCCGTGCTCATGGACCTGGAGCCCGGCACCATGGACGCCGTCCGCACGGGGCCCTACGGCCAGATCTTCCGCCCCGACAACTTCGTCTTCGGCCAGTCCGGCGCCGGCAACAACTGGGCCAAGGGCCACTACACCGAGGGCACGGAGCTCATCGACTCCGTCCTCGACGTCGTCCGCAAGGAGGCCGAGAACTGCGATTGCCTCCAAG GTTTCCAAGTCTGCCACTCGCTGGGCGGAGGCACGGGCTCCGGCATGGGCACCCTGCTCATCTCCAAGATCAGGGAGGAGTTCCCGGACCGGATGATGCTGACCTTCTCCGTGTTCCCGTCCCCCAAAGTGTCGGACACGGTGGTCGAGCCCTACAACGCCACGCTCTCCGTCCACCAGCTCGTGGAGAACGCCGACGAGTGCATGGTGCTGGACAACGAGGCGCTTTACGACATCTGCTTCCGCACACTGAAGCTGACCACTCCTAGCT TTGGTGATTTGAATCATCTGATCAGTGCCACCATGAGTGGTGTCACCTGCTGCCTCCGCTTCCCAGGGCAGCTGAACTCCGACCTCCGCAAGCTTGCTGTCAACCTGATCCCCTTCCCGCGCCTGCACTTCTTCATGGTGGGCTTCGCGCCACTCACCTCGCGTGGCTCCCAGCAGTACCGCTCCCTCACCGTCCCCGAGCTGACCCAGCAAATATGGGACTCCAAGAACATGATGTGCGCTGCAGACCCACGCCACGGCCGCTATCTTACTGCCTCCGCCATGTTCCGGGGCAAGATGAGCACCAAGGAGGTGGACGAGCAGATGATAAATGTGCAGAACAAGAGCTCGTCCTACTTCGTGGAATGGATCCCTAACAACGTCAAGTCAAGCGTGTGCGACATCCCTCCGCGTGGCCTCTCCATGTCCTCAACATTTGTTGGCAACTCCACCTCGATCCAGGAGATGTTCCGGCGGGTGAGCGAGCAGTTCACAGCCATGTTCAGGAGGAAGGCCTTCTTGCACTGGTACACTGGTGAGGGCATGGACGAGATGGAGTTTACCGAGGCGGAGTGCAACATGAACGaccttggccttgtttggttaggcAAGAAATCTAGCACGCACACTTCCcgaaaaaaaatctcgcatgcatga
- the LOC120698686 gene encoding uncharacterized protein LOC120698686 — protein MLAAARRRILPLPVGALAAAFSSPAAAADPAVSHLISRCGLSPATAARAAPFIRLASPGAAEQVDAVLALLRRYGFSDADISATVRKFPVALVSDPAKTLQPKLVFLVSVGVSAPLLPRLIALSPILLHRSVKDHLAPLFSALREVLGGSDDRVVTALRQMPFIARCQPKASLLRAVPLLRDVHGLSADQVASLVALQPAVIMQSPDRINEIVDAARRVGVEPGSPMFVYVFAIFTKMKPATLESKVALLRRLGFDDGSVTQMIRRYPAALAISEKKISETVGFLTGKAGVSLEEIVPYPTMLVRSLAAHSRRCAVFAVLRRAGKRSGQYRLPVALVSSEKRFLKVHVLPHADELPDVLRAMKGEIPFEGFDGPKEEPKPASKKKISA, from the coding sequence ATgctggccgccgcgcgccgccgcatcctccCCCTCCCGGTcggggccctcgccgccgccttctcctcccccgcagccgccgccgaccccgcggTCTCCCACCTGATCTCCCGCTGCGGCCTCTCCCCCGCAACCGCGGCTCGCGCGGCGCCCTTCATCCGCCTCGCCTCCCCGGGCGCCGCCGAGCAGGTGGACGCCGTCCtcgcgctcctccgccgctacgGCTTTTCGGATGCCGACATCTCGGCCACCGTCCGCAAGTTCCCCGTCGCGCTCGTCTCCGACCCGGCCAAGACGCTGCAACCCAAGCTCGTCTTCCTGGTCTCCGTCGGCGTCtccgcgccgctgctgccgcgcctCATCGCGCTGAGCCCTATCCTCCTCCACCGCAGCGTCAAGGACCACCTGGCCCCGCTGTTCTCGGCCCTCCGCGAGGTGCTTGGCGGCTCCGACGACCGCGTCGTCACCGCGCTCCGCCAGATGCCGTTCATCGCCCGCTGCCAACCGAAGGCCAGCCTCCTCCGCGCGGTGCCTCTCCTCCGCGACGTCCACGGCCTGTCCGCCGACCAGGTAGCAAGCCTCGTCGCTCTCCAGCCCGCCGTCATCATGCAGAGCCCCGACCGCATCAACGAGATCGTCGACGCGGCCAGACGCGTCGGCGTTGAGCCCGGGAGCCCCATGTTCGTGTACGTCTTCGCCATCTTCACCAAGATGAAGCCCGCCACGCTGGAGAGCAAGGTCGCACTGTTGCGGCGCCTCGGCTTCGACGACGGCAGCGTCACTCAGATGATCCGGCGGTACCCGGCCGCGTTGGCGATCTCGGAGAAGAAGATCTCGGAGACCGTCGGGTTCCTGACCGGCAAGGCGGGGGTGAGCCTGGAGGAGATCGTGCCGTATCCGACCATGCTCGTGCGGAGCCTGGCCGCCCACTCCCGGAGGTGCGCCGTGTTTGCCGTGCTGAGGAGGGCGGGGAAGCGGTCAGGGCAGTACCGGCTGCCCGTGGCGCTCGTGTCCTCTGAGAAGCGGTTCCTTAAGGTGCACGTGCTGCCGCACGCCGACGAGCTCCCCGATGTGCTCCGGGCAATGAAAGGCGAGATCCCGTTCGAGGGATTCGATGGGCCCAAGGAGGAACCAAAGCCGGCAAGCAAGAAGAAGATTAGCGCGTGA